The proteins below are encoded in one region of Saccopteryx leptura isolate mSacLep1 chromosome 1, mSacLep1_pri_phased_curated, whole genome shotgun sequence:
- the OVOL1 gene encoding putative transcription factor Ovo-like 1 isoform X1, whose translation MGQRTPSLQGQWLHLPRGEAQSGPGLQGYPLSLKEHVSLGFCPPQPYLEPEPSVAEPPSCPLALDMSLRDSSYSVASGPCVVAQLPSEDMGRLADPQSRDHGFLRTKMKVTLGDSPSGDLFTCHICQKAFTYQRMLNRHMKCHNDVKRHLCTYCGKGFNDTFDLKRHVRTHTGVRPYKCSLCDKAFTQRCSLESHLKKIHGVQQKYAYKERRAKLYVCEECGCTSESQEGHVLHLKEHHPDSPLLRKTSKKVAVALQNTVTSLLQSNHHL comes from the exons ATGGGGCAAAGAACACCATCCCTCCAAGGCCAGTGGCTTCATCTGCCCAGAGGAGAGGCCCAGAGTGGCCCGGGCCTCCAGGGGTACCCTTTGTCCTTGAAGGAGCATG TCAGCCTGGGCTTCTGTCCACCACAGCCCTACCTGGAACCAGAGCCATCGGTGGCTGAACCCCCTTCTTGCCCCCTGGCTTTGGACATGAGCCTTCGGGACTCCAGCTATAGTGTGGCGTCTGGACCTTGCGTGGTGGCCCAACTGCCCTCTGAAGACATGGGCCGCTTGGCAGACCCCCAGAGCAGAGATCATGGCTTCTTGCGCACCAAGATGAAG GTGACTCTGGGGGACAGTCCCAGTGGAGACCTTTTTACCTGCCACATTTGTCAGAAGGCCTTCACCTACCAGCGCATGCTGAATCGCCACATGAAGTGTCACAATGACGTCAAAAGGCACCTCTGCACCTACTGTGGGAAGGGTTTCAATGACACCTTTGACCTGAAGAGACACGTCCGCACCCACACTG GCGTGCGGCCCTACAAATGTAGCCTGTGTGACAAGGCCTTCACACAGCGCTGCTCACTGGAGTCTCATCTCAAGAAGATCCATGGCGTTCAGCAGAAGTACGCGTACAAGGAGCGGCGGGCCAAGCTGTACGTGTGCGAGGAGTGTGGCTGCACGTCCGAGAGCCAGGAGGGCCACGTCCTGCACCTGAAGGAGCACCACCCTGACAGCCCACTGCTGCGTAAGACCTCCAAGAAGGTGGCCGTGGCCCTGCAGAACACCGTCACCTCCCTGCTGCAGAGCAACCACCACCTCTGA